A stretch of Desulfotalea psychrophila LSv54 DNA encodes these proteins:
- a CDS encoding cyclic nucleotide-binding domain-containing protein: MNFDTSKQPAALLGTRDRLRLAEEEREKKRVEDGCQAFISGKYSLILREDIVQGLLVLIDGSPELLLSLLPSLSHLDKEVRFAAASLLSLGLEKWKGVFSQETVSLCLAQAGVWYEGEDDYFLGLPVLAKQMSQLAASLVESGDYGAVHSFLRVVDRIGSGELVKEQRIRSSILASKNLLLTRPLLEKMWTEYLEGGCLCEDISTIFVLLGRKAALFLLQRMVQSQEKDERLALVTLLTGFGSAVTAILLDYLSKNPPWYISRNLLSIYVEAEGENSYDVLKDYVASPDIRLQEAVVEGIVSLEGDSLVPHLLELLPLLAPSLQARVIRELVDLGGDFVYRGLFDFLEGSFSLLRKNQEALLSLVAVLEKKFSARALFLLTMLLEESRQEPISKELEQATLRALALVRPKLRHEQRRKKLEEEVLFDTDPVELQRGQASLRELEAKIERAMQRNSKIVKEDLLYQEGLAFVQKNDLLAAQLTVDRLMAINPGGFADYTSLAKEIARRRSNYFPNQQVIERVLSSCFSKEEQDVFFKLMKVEEYRPGEEVARVGEINACLYFVLDGSLQMFYLADNRKVFLKKFGPGECCGQRLFFDASLWSVNLLATGLSHLGVLAYDDFINFEKKEPYLGAKLRAYCAQGNTISSLVQMSGGERRSSQRFPIKTSAHLVLTGDREDSQAVKGQTRDVSQQGVSLFVRSGFVNSVHSLLGENVAVRLGPDSNACFCSGQIVAIRIIDITTHCLHIKFKETLDMGLLASWV; the protein is encoded by the coding sequence ATGAATTTTGATACAAGTAAGCAGCCTGCAGCACTGCTTGGAACACGGGATCGTCTTCGTTTGGCCGAGGAGGAACGTGAAAAAAAACGTGTTGAGGATGGCTGTCAGGCATTTATCTCTGGGAAGTATTCCCTTATTTTAAGGGAGGATATTGTTCAGGGTTTGCTTGTGCTTATTGATGGTTCACCTGAACTTCTTCTCTCCCTCTTGCCCTCTCTTTCGCATTTGGATAAAGAGGTTCGTTTTGCGGCGGCGTCTCTCCTCTCTCTGGGCTTGGAAAAATGGAAGGGCGTTTTTTCTCAGGAGACCGTCTCTCTCTGTCTGGCTCAAGCAGGAGTTTGGTACGAAGGAGAGGATGATTATTTCCTTGGCCTTCCTGTTTTGGCTAAACAGATGAGTCAATTGGCAGCAAGCCTTGTCGAGAGTGGTGATTACGGGGCTGTGCACAGTTTTCTCAGGGTGGTTGATCGTATAGGGAGTGGGGAACTGGTGAAGGAACAACGAATTCGGAGCTCTATTCTTGCCTCTAAAAATCTTCTGTTAACCAGACCATTATTGGAAAAAATGTGGACTGAATATCTTGAGGGTGGTTGTCTCTGTGAGGATATTTCTACCATCTTTGTTTTACTTGGACGAAAGGCTGCTCTTTTTTTACTCCAGCGCATGGTGCAGAGTCAGGAAAAGGATGAGAGGTTGGCGCTTGTTACCCTCCTGACAGGATTTGGTTCGGCCGTGACAGCTATACTTTTGGATTATTTATCTAAGAATCCACCGTGGTATATTAGCCGTAACCTTCTTTCCATTTATGTTGAGGCAGAGGGCGAGAACTCCTACGACGTTCTCAAGGATTATGTTGCGTCCCCTGATATCCGTCTGCAGGAGGCGGTTGTAGAGGGAATTGTTTCTCTGGAAGGGGACTCCCTTGTCCCTCATCTACTGGAGCTTTTGCCCCTTTTGGCGCCATCGCTTCAAGCTCGGGTCATAAGAGAGTTGGTGGATCTGGGTGGTGATTTTGTTTATAGGGGTTTGTTTGATTTTCTTGAGGGATCATTTTCTCTCCTGCGTAAAAATCAGGAGGCCTTGCTCTCTCTTGTTGCGGTGCTTGAGAAGAAATTTTCAGCGCGAGCTCTCTTTTTGTTGACCATGCTCCTTGAGGAGAGTCGCCAAGAACCCATTTCTAAAGAGCTTGAACAGGCCACGCTGCGTGCCCTTGCCTTGGTCAGGCCTAAGCTGCGTCATGAGCAACGTCGGAAGAAGCTAGAAGAAGAGGTGCTCTTTGATACGGATCCCGTTGAGCTGCAACGTGGTCAGGCAAGTCTCCGTGAGCTTGAGGCAAAAATAGAGAGGGCCATGCAGAGGAACAGTAAAATTGTAAAGGAAGATCTGCTCTATCAGGAGGGGCTTGCCTTTGTGCAGAAAAATGATCTCCTTGCGGCTCAGTTAACGGTGGATCGTCTGATGGCCATTAACCCGGGGGGGTTTGCAGATTATACCTCCCTGGCAAAAGAGATAGCTCGACGCAGGAGTAATTATTTTCCCAATCAGCAGGTGATTGAGAGAGTATTGTCCTCCTGCTTTAGCAAAGAGGAGCAGGATGTCTTTTTTAAACTGATGAAGGTAGAGGAGTATCGTCCCGGAGAAGAGGTTGCGCGTGTTGGTGAGATAAATGCCTGTCTCTATTTTGTCTTGGATGGCTCTTTGCAAATGTTCTATCTTGCTGATAACAGGAAGGTCTTTTTGAAAAAGTTTGGTCCGGGAGAGTGCTGTGGACAGAGGCTTTTTTTTGATGCCTCTCTTTGGTCGGTGAATCTGTTGGCTACAGGTCTTTCGCATTTGGGTGTTCTCGCCTATGATGATTTTATCAACTTTGAGAAAAAAGAGCCGTATTTGGGAGCAAAGTTGAGGGCCTACTGTGCGCAGGGAAATACCATATCTTCTCTGGTGCAGATGTCAGGAGGGGAGCGTCGTTCCTCTCAACGTTTTCCCATTAAAACCTCTGCGCATCTTGTCTTGACGGGGGACAGGGAAGATTCGCAGGCCGTGAAAGGTCAGACTAGAGATGTTTCTCAGCAGGGGGTGTCACTTTTTGTTCGTTCTGGCTTTGTAAACAGTGTACATAGTCTGCTTGGAGAAAATGTGGCAGTACGATTAGGGCCTGATTCTAATGCCTGTTTCTGCTCAGGGCAGATAGTTGCGATTCGCATAATAGATATAACAACCCATTGTCTACACATAAAATTTAAAGAGACCCTTGATATGGGACTGCTTGCC
- a CDS encoding 3-hydroxyacyl-ACP dehydratase FabZ family protein, which yields MDELDRIKSLIPHREPFLQVDRIIGFDRQELCINTEKTFAADLDIFKGHYPDNPIVPGVILCEAIFQSGALLMALLGQEKQGEQENAVPVLTRIGGARFKRFAGPGDTVQIEVRVQETVGSATFFKGRLKVGGKTAVQIEFSCAMIDK from the coding sequence ATGGATGAGCTTGACAGAATCAAGAGCCTCATTCCCCACCGAGAGCCATTTTTACAGGTAGATCGTATTATTGGCTTTGACCGGCAAGAGCTCTGTATCAACACCGAAAAAACCTTTGCCGCCGACCTCGATATCTTCAAGGGACACTATCCCGACAACCCTATCGTTCCCGGGGTGATCCTCTGCGAGGCAATTTTTCAATCAGGCGCACTCCTTATGGCCCTCTTAGGGCAAGAGAAGCAGGGCGAGCAGGAGAACGCTGTGCCCGTTCTCACCCGAATAGGCGGAGCGCGATTCAAACGCTTTGCCGGACCGGGCGACACGGTCCAGATAGAGGTTCGGGTCCAGGAAACCGTGGGTTCAGCCACCTTTTTTAAGGGCAGATTAAAGGTTGGGGGAAAAACTGCAGTGCAGATAGAATTTAGCTGTGCCATGATAGATAAGTAA
- a CDS encoding TIGR04211 family SH3 domain-containing protein — protein MPSACLSLFITLLLSISLSSQAIAADNSPQSLRYVSDFLVINLKNRIERPYTVVDHIKSNAPLTVLGERGKYIHVRTADDKVGWVAKQYTTTKLPKSLIIKNLEEEISQLKQSQPPASQIVEEKIQELQLELNRAQEEIIRLSKSQATAVPSQSISPEEHQRIVAQVQILKKQLARSKRESSDEKITQESSSKGNYSNIYWFIAGVGTLLIGFLLGKIPEKRRQKRVFY, from the coding sequence ATGCCCTCTGCCTGCCTATCACTTTTTATCACCCTACTGCTCTCCATCTCTCTCAGCTCCCAGGCCATAGCCGCCGACAACAGTCCACAGTCATTACGATATGTATCTGATTTTCTTGTCATCAATCTCAAGAACAGGATAGAGCGCCCCTATACCGTTGTCGATCATATAAAGAGCAACGCCCCACTGACTGTCCTTGGTGAAAGAGGGAAATATATCCATGTACGTACAGCAGATGATAAGGTTGGCTGGGTTGCAAAACAGTATACCACAACTAAATTGCCAAAATCATTGATTATAAAAAATTTAGAAGAAGAAATATCTCAGCTCAAACAAAGCCAGCCTCCTGCCTCACAGATAGTGGAAGAGAAAATTCAAGAACTACAGCTAGAGCTCAACAGGGCTCAAGAGGAGATAATTCGCCTCAGTAAAAGCCAAGCGACAGCCGTGCCCAGTCAGAGTATCAGCCCGGAGGAGCACCAGAGGATAGTCGCCCAGGTTCAGATCCTCAAGAAACAACTGGCAAGGTCAAAACGCGAAAGCAGTGATGAAAAAATTACCCAGGAAAGTTCTTCCAAGGGAAATTATAGTAATATTTATTGGTTTATCGCCGGGGTAGGCACCCTTCTCATAGGCTTTTTACTCGGAAAAATACCCGAGAAACGCCGACAGAAACGGGTCTTTTATTAG
- a CDS encoding energy transducer TonB: protein MLTKNHHTPETSFPWQMPFAIVLALHIGLALAVTLAPQFSHKKPRFENIYTVDLIELAPPVKVQRTSKPQKIRAKSVSVAKVIPAKLTVADPVSIAPKKKKIKKIPPKLKENKKSADKAMARERRRLDQAIVAEKLARQEAEQAQRELEEEEKLFKNSKGTTSLPTTRTVKSGSHNRQKMTGVEAQWFARVTSHLMQFWALPELQEWDSRLTTTVIITVNQDGRIINNYFEHKSGNRIFDQFVKKSLQDADPLPKMPAAMKQYRFEFGLHFKPGTIQ from the coding sequence GTGCTTACAAAAAACCACCATACCCCGGAGACATCATTTCCATGGCAGATGCCCTTTGCCATCGTCCTGGCCCTTCATATCGGCCTTGCCCTGGCGGTGACTCTTGCCCCCCAGTTTAGTCATAAAAAGCCACGCTTTGAAAATATCTACACGGTTGACCTGATAGAACTTGCCCCACCGGTAAAGGTCCAGCGAACAAGCAAGCCACAAAAAATACGTGCCAAAAGCGTTTCCGTCGCCAAGGTTATACCGGCAAAACTGACTGTGGCAGACCCTGTTTCCATTGCCCCAAAAAAGAAAAAAATTAAAAAAATTCCACCAAAATTAAAAGAGAACAAAAAGAGTGCAGATAAGGCCATGGCCCGAGAACGACGCCGCTTAGATCAGGCAATAGTTGCCGAGAAACTTGCTCGGCAGGAAGCAGAACAGGCACAAAGAGAGCTGGAGGAAGAGGAAAAGCTCTTTAAAAATAGTAAGGGCACCACCTCTCTCCCCACCACTAGAACAGTAAAGAGCGGCTCACATAACAGGCAAAAGATGACGGGGGTTGAAGCCCAGTGGTTTGCCCGGGTTACAAGTCATCTAATGCAATTTTGGGCCCTGCCGGAGTTGCAGGAATGGGATTCCCGTCTGACCACTACAGTGATAATCACCGTTAACCAGGATGGCAGGATCATTAACAATTATTTCGAACATAAATCAGGCAACCGTATCTTCGATCAGTTTGTAAAAAAGAGCCTTCAGGATGCAGATCCACTACCCAAGATGCCTGCGGCAATGAAGCAATACCGTTTTGAATTCGGTCTCCACTTTAAACCTGGCACAATTCAATAA
- the tolQ gene encoding protein TolQ: protein MDLSITHMILSAGPMVKFVMLVLLVFSVSSWTIVLMKWALLRNIRRDSEDFLDSFWGSPNLNEAYKEVNQFPYSSEAAVFSAGFTELQKITKIQSSKEESNQPLGMQMAAMDNLKRAVRKAETQKFNEFNKALPFLATTGSASPFIGLFGTVWGIMTSFHQIGQQGSASLAVVAPGISEALVVTAAGLFVAIPAVVTFNYFSHKFDQADAAAQHFTTDFLNLIERDLLGRSK, encoded by the coding sequence GTGGATCTCTCTATTACTCATATGATTCTTAGCGCAGGACCAATGGTAAAATTTGTCATGCTCGTCCTGCTTGTCTTCTCCGTCAGCTCCTGGACCATTGTTCTGATGAAATGGGCTCTCCTGAGAAACATCCGCCGCGACAGTGAAGATTTTCTCGACTCTTTTTGGGGATCCCCCAACCTCAATGAGGCATATAAAGAGGTAAATCAATTCCCATATAGCTCTGAAGCCGCTGTTTTTTCCGCAGGTTTTACTGAGCTACAAAAAATTACTAAAATACAGAGCAGCAAAGAGGAATCAAACCAGCCTCTGGGCATGCAGATGGCCGCCATGGACAACCTGAAAAGGGCTGTACGTAAGGCCGAGACACAAAAGTTCAATGAATTCAACAAAGCTCTGCCCTTTTTAGCCACAACAGGAAGCGCAAGCCCCTTTATTGGTCTCTTTGGTACTGTCTGGGGAATCATGACCTCCTTTCATCAGATTGGTCAACAGGGTTCCGCCTCCCTGGCCGTTGTTGCCCCCGGTATTTCAGAGGCACTGGTCGTAACAGCAGCAGGACTCTTTGTGGCCATACCTGCCGTTGTCACCTTCAACTACTTCTCTCACAAATTTGACCAAGCGGATGCAGCAGCTCAACATTTTACCACAGACTTTCTGAACCTCATCGAACGGGATCTGCTGGGTAGAAGTAAATAA
- a CDS encoding phytoene desaturase family protein, which yields MKVPLIIIGGGLSGLAAGVRSSRFVPEILILEKHSRLGGLNSYYYRHKNLFETGLHAITNYAEPRDKKAPLNRLLRQLKIKRELLEICPQKRSEIRFHGTNSLFFSNDFEMLQEEILQKFPQSYPLFEKMLKRLAEVDPYRPAPFTSAKKFLDESLQNPLLSQMLLCPLMYYGSSVENDMDLGQFAIMFQAIFQEGMFRPKGTIKDLLTLIEEKFRVNGGTIRKNAEVVRIIFAGKEARGVELVSGEIIECDHLLSTIGHHETMALTASPRKLPRQDARKGRLGFIETIFQIPTENSSQLPKDRTIIFYNNAEKFRYQQVETTADFASGVICFPQNFVGIEAGKHIEVRSTHLASYDLWLQLYSEGGKREKYLAAKKLVARNSARTLEDLIGKFSQNTVYQDTFTPITIERYTSKIGGAIYGSPDKIKDGDLGFDNLFLAGTDQGFLGIVGSMLSGVSIVNQHILPKL from the coding sequence GTGAAAGTTCCACTTATTATTATCGGCGGCGGCCTCTCGGGGCTTGCCGCCGGTGTTCGCAGCAGTCGTTTTGTACCCGAAATTCTCATCCTTGAGAAACATAGCCGGCTCGGTGGGCTCAACTCTTATTACTATCGTCACAAAAACCTCTTTGAGACAGGTCTGCATGCCATTACCAATTATGCAGAGCCAAGAGATAAGAAAGCTCCACTCAACCGCCTTCTCCGACAACTAAAAATCAAAAGAGAGCTTCTAGAGATCTGTCCACAGAAGAGGAGTGAAATTCGCTTCCACGGCACAAACTCACTTTTTTTCTCAAATGATTTCGAAATGTTGCAGGAAGAAATTCTGCAAAAATTTCCGCAATCATACCCTCTTTTTGAAAAAATGCTCAAAAGGTTGGCCGAGGTCGACCCCTACCGACCTGCGCCTTTTACCTCTGCCAAAAAATTTCTCGATGAGAGCCTGCAAAACCCCCTGCTCAGCCAGATGTTGCTCTGTCCACTGATGTACTACGGTTCAAGCGTGGAAAACGATATGGATCTTGGTCAATTTGCCATTATGTTTCAGGCAATTTTTCAGGAGGGAATGTTTCGTCCCAAGGGCACCATCAAGGATCTGCTCACCCTGATTGAAGAAAAATTTCGGGTAAACGGCGGAACAATACGCAAAAATGCCGAGGTAGTACGTATCATCTTTGCTGGCAAAGAGGCACGAGGAGTAGAACTTGTAAGTGGTGAGATCATAGAATGCGACCACCTACTCTCCACCATCGGCCACCATGAGACCATGGCCCTCACCGCCAGCCCTCGGAAACTGCCCCGACAGGATGCCCGCAAAGGCCGCCTTGGCTTTATCGAGACCATTTTTCAGATCCCCACCGAGAACAGCAGCCAGCTACCAAAGGACAGGACCATTATTTTCTATAACAATGCCGAGAAGTTTCGCTATCAGCAGGTGGAGACAACGGCAGATTTTGCCAGCGGTGTCATCTGCTTCCCGCAAAATTTTGTGGGGATAGAGGCGGGCAAACATATAGAGGTACGCTCCACCCATTTGGCCAGTTATGATCTCTGGCTACAGCTCTACTCCGAAGGCGGCAAACGAGAAAAGTACCTTGCAGCAAAGAAGCTGGTTGCCAGAAACTCTGCCCGTACCCTTGAGGATTTGATTGGTAAATTTTCTCAAAATACAGTATACCAAGACACCTTCACCCCCATTACCATTGAGCGCTATACCTCAAAAATAGGTGGTGCTATCTATGGCAGTCCAGACAAAATAAAAGATGGGGATCTTGGTTTTGACAATCTCTTTCTGGCTGGCACAGATCAGGGATTCTTAGGGATTGTCGGTTCCATGCTCAGTGGCGTTTCCATTGTTAATCAACATATTTTGCCCAAGCTCTAA
- a CDS encoding beta-ketoacyl-ACP reductase produces MTYFKEQIAIVTGATRGIGRAISIALLQKGATVLGIYGGNTAAAETFQDQCADFNGRLKLYKCNVADSSAVTELFCQIEAEYDSIDILVNSAGIRRDAVLALMKDDDWQSVIDVNLTGTFLMCKQAVLLMMKKKYGRIINISSPAAHVGFAGQANYSASKAGQIGLTRSLAKEVAKKKITVNCVSPGFIATDFIDDLPKEQVAEYKKLVPMRRFGKAEEIADAVLFLAGDGANYITGSVLDVNGGL; encoded by the coding sequence ATGACATATTTCAAAGAACAGATAGCCATTGTTACCGGTGCCACCCGCGGAATCGGCCGAGCCATCAGCATAGCCCTCCTACAAAAAGGCGCCACCGTCCTCGGCATCTATGGTGGTAACACTGCCGCCGCAGAGACTTTCCAGGACCAATGTGCTGATTTTAATGGTCGATTAAAACTGTATAAATGTAATGTCGCCGACAGCTCAGCTGTAACAGAGCTCTTCTGCCAAATAGAGGCAGAGTACGACTCTATTGACATCCTGGTAAACAGTGCCGGTATTCGCCGTGATGCCGTCCTGGCCCTGATGAAGGATGACGACTGGCAGAGTGTTATTGACGTCAATCTGACGGGTACCTTTCTCATGTGCAAACAGGCTGTATTGCTGATGATGAAAAAGAAATATGGTCGGATCATTAATATATCTTCGCCTGCCGCCCATGTCGGTTTTGCCGGACAGGCTAACTACTCAGCATCCAAGGCAGGACAAATTGGTCTGACCAGAAGTCTGGCCAAGGAAGTTGCCAAAAAGAAAATTACAGTAAACTGTGTTTCACCGGGCTTCATTGCCACCGACTTTATTGATGATCTGCCGAAGGAGCAGGTGGCCGAATATAAAAAGCTTGTGCCCATGCGCCGCTTTGGCAAGGCAGAAGAGATCGCCGATGCAGTACTCTTCCTGGCTGGTGACGGGGCAAACTATATCACAGGTTCCGTACTCGACGTAAACGGAGGCCTTTAA
- a CDS encoding beta-ketoacyl-[acyl-carrier-protein] synthase family protein, producing the protein MNNRRIVITGVGLAAPNADNLKEFREKLLTGTSEIQEIDLRYFGKAPAGICSFPETKYRKKKENKRGTRAGCFGVYCAHEALNDAGLDHDHYDKARVGVYIGLTEHGTSETENEVFNISQYDYDVKYWTHHHNPRTVLNNPAGEITLSLGITGPHYVIGAACAAGNASLIQAVQMLRLGEVDMAIAGGISESTGSFGIFASFQAQGALGHAEDPKLASRPFDKSRNGIVVSEGACLYILEDLDKALARGAKIYGEIVGYGMNSDARDFVLPYAPRQVQCMELALKKAGLKPSDIDIVNTHATGTPSGDVEECKAIRALFSNCPSTYINNTKSIIGHAMGAAGVLELAGNLPSFDDNIVHPTINIEEIDPACVLENLVINEAKQVESVETILNNSFGMVGINSTIIVKKFKK; encoded by the coding sequence ATGAATAATCGACGCATCGTTATCACAGGGGTAGGCCTTGCCGCACCAAATGCGGACAATCTTAAGGAGTTCAGAGAAAAGTTACTTACAGGCACCTCGGAAATCCAGGAAATTGACCTGCGTTATTTCGGTAAGGCTCCTGCGGGTATCTGCTCCTTTCCTGAAACCAAATATCGCAAGAAGAAAGAGAATAAGAGAGGGACACGGGCAGGTTGTTTTGGCGTTTACTGCGCCCACGAGGCCCTAAACGATGCAGGGCTTGACCATGATCACTACGACAAGGCCAGGGTCGGTGTCTATATAGGCCTTACCGAGCACGGCACAAGCGAAACGGAGAATGAGGTATTTAACATCAGTCAGTATGATTACGATGTTAAATATTGGACTCATCACCACAATCCACGTACCGTCCTCAACAATCCGGCAGGAGAAATCACCCTCAGCCTGGGCATCACCGGCCCACACTATGTCATTGGCGCAGCCTGTGCGGCGGGCAATGCATCTCTTATCCAGGCCGTACAGATGCTCCGCCTCGGTGAGGTTGATATGGCAATTGCCGGCGGAATATCAGAATCCACCGGTTCCTTCGGTATTTTTGCCAGCTTTCAAGCCCAAGGAGCACTCGGACACGCAGAAGATCCCAAGCTAGCCTCACGCCCCTTCGATAAATCCCGTAATGGTATCGTCGTCTCCGAAGGTGCCTGTCTCTATATCCTTGAAGATCTCGACAAGGCCCTGGCCCGCGGAGCTAAAATTTATGGCGAAATTGTAGGCTACGGAATGAACTCCGATGCCCGTGACTTTGTCCTTCCCTATGCCCCGAGACAAGTGCAGTGTATGGAGCTGGCCCTGAAAAAGGCTGGTCTGAAACCAAGCGACATCGATATCGTCAACACCCATGCCACCGGTACACCTTCAGGTGATGTAGAGGAGTGCAAGGCCATACGCGCGCTTTTTAGCAATTGTCCCAGCACCTACATCAACAATACCAAATCCATCATTGGCCACGCCATGGGGGCCGCCGGAGTACTTGAACTTGCCGGCAACCTACCATCTTTTGATGACAATATTGTTCACCCGACCATCAACATTGAAGAGATTGATCCTGCCTGTGTCCTTGAAAACCTCGTTATCAACGAGGCTAAACAGGTGGAATCAGTGGAAACCATCCTCAATAATTCCTTTGGAATGGTAGGGATAAATTCCACCATAATTGTGAAAAAATTCAAAAAATAG
- a CDS encoding acyl carrier protein yields MTNEEIKDLILEIIEDIDDEAEFEGLNPDEPLRDQLDLDSMDFLDIVMELRKRHQLQIPEEDYPQLASLSSCVVYLAPLLKDA; encoded by the coding sequence ATGACTAACGAAGAAATCAAAGATTTGATCCTTGAAATTATCGAAGATATAGATGACGAAGCTGAATTTGAGGGCCTTAACCCGGATGAGCCTCTGCGAGATCAACTTGACCTCGATTCAATGGATTTTCTCGATATTGTTATGGAACTCCGCAAGCGTCATCAACTCCAAATCCCAGAAGAGGACTACCCACAACTTGCCTCACTATCAAGCTGTGTTGTCTACCTTGCTCCTCTGCTCAAAGACGCATAG
- a CDS encoding phytoene desaturase family protein — translation MPVPLTTVSDNYDIIVVGSGLGGLTSANRLARCGHKVLLLEYHHRLGGLATWFKRKGHIFDVSLHGFPYGMVKTCKKYWNKEIMHSIVQLKNIVFDNPQFSLKTTFDKENFTCILEKQFKIPRTTVNKFFETVIGMNFYDDQTMTTRELFEQFFPGRSDVHRLLMEPITYANGSTLDDPAITYGIVFSNFMDKGVFTFQGGTDKLIAMMTEELEKNGVTICTQAKVEQIIVDKGRVQGVEVNGRTIQAKAVVSNSGITNTIHNLTDRDCYSSEFIERADKIRVNNSSCQVYFGIKDGEAIPDVGDLLFTSKAEEFSSDELLDFNTKSKTFSLYYPKTRPGKNRYTVVASMNSRYDDWAKLGENAYAVAKEDMIARSLKDLEGYLPGVSEKIDWMEAATPCTFNNYTLHTKGTSFGTKFEGLDISRSIFKEVPGLFHVGSVGIIMSGWLGAINYGVIVANDVDAYVRS, via the coding sequence ATGCCCGTACCTCTTACGACTGTTTCTGATAATTACGATATTATTGTTGTTGGCTCCGGCCTTGGTGGGCTGACCTCCGCTAACCGTCTTGCCCGTTGTGGACACAAGGTATTACTACTTGAGTACCACCACCGCCTTGGTGGCCTTGCCACCTGGTTCAAGAGAAAGGGCCATATTTTTGATGTCTCCCTGCACGGCTTTCCCTATGGAATGGTCAAGACCTGCAAAAAATATTGGAACAAGGAGATTATGCACTCCATTGTCCAATTAAAAAATATCGTCTTTGACAACCCGCAATTTTCTCTCAAAACCACCTTTGATAAAGAAAATTTCACCTGTATCCTGGAAAAGCAGTTCAAGATACCACGCACCACCGTCAATAAATTTTTCGAAACCGTTATCGGCATGAACTTTTACGATGATCAGACGATGACCACCCGGGAACTCTTTGAGCAGTTTTTCCCCGGCAGATCCGATGTGCATCGACTCCTGATGGAACCCATCACCTATGCCAACGGTTCAACCCTGGACGATCCTGCCATTACCTATGGCATTGTTTTTTCAAATTTCATGGATAAGGGCGTTTTCACCTTTCAGGGTGGTACCGATAAGCTGATTGCCATGATGACCGAAGAACTGGAGAAAAACGGAGTCACCATCTGCACTCAAGCCAAAGTCGAGCAGATCATCGTTGACAAGGGCCGAGTACAGGGCGTAGAGGTAAATGGCAGAACCATTCAGGCAAAGGCCGTCGTCTCCAATAGCGGTATCACCAACACCATCCATAATCTAACGGACCGGGACTGCTACTCCAGTGAATTTATCGAACGGGCAGATAAGATTCGGGTAAACAACTCAAGCTGTCAGGTCTACTTTGGCATCAAGGATGGCGAGGCCATCCCCGACGTCGGCGACCTGCTCTTCACCTCCAAGGCAGAGGAATTCAGCTCCGATGAGCTCCTGGATTTCAACACAAAGTCAAAGACATTTTCTCTCTACTACCCCAAGACTCGACCGGGCAAGAATCGCTATACCGTTGTTGCCTCGATGAACAGCCGTTATGATGACTGGGCAAAACTTGGCGAGAATGCCTATGCGGTAGCCAAGGAAGATATGATTGCCCGCAGTCTCAAGGATCTTGAAGGATATCTGCCGGGCGTCTCAGAGAAAATAGACTGGATGGAGGCCGCAACCCCATGCACCTTCAACAACTATACCCTGCACACCAAGGGCACATCCTTTGGCACCAAGTTCGAAGGTCTTGATATTTCACGAAGTATATTTAAGGAAGTGCCAGGTCTCTTCCACGTAGGTTCCGTAGGAATCATCATGTCAGGTTGGCTTGGCGCCATAAATTATGGCGTCATTGTTGCCAACGATGTCGATGCCTACGTACGATCATAG